Within the Nasonia vitripennis strain AsymCx chromosome 3 unlocalized genomic scaffold, Nvit_psr_1.1 chr3_random0005, whole genome shotgun sequence genome, the region cactgagagaaatgtaGAGTTAGAATAGCCGTACATTTTTCTGTGGTATTAGCCTTGAACGACCACAACCGATTTAGCGGTGGACTCAGGCAGATTCTACCGGAGTTTGCAGTAGTCCAAGCTAGGCTCCTCCCCGCGCTAtatccctactgaaaaatcaCGTGGTAATCACGCGATAATCACATGAAGTTATCGACAAAAtaatcacctgattatcacgTGATATACTCAAGTTTTTGTtactaaaaaatgttcaatattAAGTATTTTCGTTTAAATTAGTGCATTTATTTACGTACTGATATTAAAATTATGGAAAAAGGTAAAGGTaaggtaaaaaatataatttggttttatacaaaaatatatatttatacaaatttgtAATTGCATATTATTTAGTATAAATTACATTTGGCAAAGGAGTTATATACATGACATCTTTTGTTGTAATAAAAACACAAGGTTTTGAAATCTGATTCGTAGATATGCAAATTGGTTCGGATAAATGTGAAACCTCTTTTATTACACTAGCAAATCTGTTGGGCTGCGTTTTAACGATTTTGCACACAGTTGATTCTACTTTGTtatcattattaaataaaaaatgcagtattttaataaaagttccATCAGATAACTGAGCATAATAGTTACAagaacgtttttttttttttgatgtaGCAAATAAGCAAccatttattacaattttcgAAAACATGTACATCAAAAAGTACGCACATATTTATTGATATGATTTTTCCACTCCCAAAATACGTAACAGAagatgtttttacaatttttcgagTTAACGAGGAACTCATCTGTTGGCATAACTTTTGTACGAGTGTAGAACAATGTGGATATACCTTTTTTTCCAATGTTTGTACTGTTCGTTCAATGCTTGTATACCTTATAATTTGTAAAACTACACCTTTAGCTGAATGTATAGCTGTTAACAACTTGTGATTAGCTGCTTCGAAAGGGAACGTGGAGTGTGCCCATAATGATCCCCAATTATGAACGCTTTTGACAATGTGAAGCAGCTGATGAACATTATAATTCATTGCAGTCAATGAATAAATATCTTCAACTTCTGAAACAAATTTATACAGCATTTCGATTCCCGATTTAATTCAGAATATTTTATGTCCGTTGCCAAACATATCCACAGCGATTCAACTAACAAAGCCCAAtgttgtataatttttttattcgttaATACTGTATTTAAAACGGGTAGGCTGTAAAATAGAAGCCAATTTTCCCATTCTCTTGCCTTCCACTTGCTACGCTGTGACAATGGTCTCGATAATCTTCCAATGCCATACGGTGCTTTAATTGAAATTAATAGTTCATTCATATATTCTATGTTACTGTTAAATATTTGAGTATGCTTTCTGTAAATTGAGCTGCTACACAAGCTAAAAAGCAGTGCATATAATCAGGAGTAAATCCTTCTATTAGATCAAAATTTCTTAAGTTTAAAAGAGGTGATGCATTTATAACTCCAAAAACACGAGTTTGCATACGTACTGCTTCTCTTGCATGCTCTATCATTGATTCTTTACTTCTTTCTTCAGGAAAAGGAATGATAAATGGATATCTCATGGATCCACCATAATATTGACCTGGATGCACACACCAGTCACAGCCATATTTTCCATTGAAAAGTGTAGTGCTATTCATAGGTGCGCGAGCAACAGTATCAACACATGCAATCAATGGAAACAATTTAATTTGATGAtgttgattttaattttagttgGTATACCTATTGTCGATAAAGTATTCATAGTTTCAACAAATGCATCCAAAACACTGTCATTTCAGGTTTGTTTTAACCAAACCATAAGCCAGTAACGATTGTACTTTTAAATCTATCTTGAATTGGAATTTCATTAGGCATTAACTATATGGGCCAGATAGATACCGTAGAAGATTCAAAAACTGGTGCACCGTCCGTATTAAATATTGCCGTTACGTAAGCACGTCGATCAGTATAATTCaacttatttaaaaattgcttATAACATTCCACCCATCCATCATAAATATCTTTTATTACGTTAGTTTCATGAACTCTTTCAGAGACCACATAATCGTAATAATTTTCGTGAATTTCTATATAATCGCGTATGGTGTTTGATGGATTAATTATTGCAAAGTAACAGGGACTTGAAAGATTCGAAACGTCTATTGAAGTATCGCACTTTTGACATTTAACAGAACTATTCAAATCTTCAAACGTACCTATATATTGTGAACAAGTAGGACACACTGCGTGAAGAGTGACAGTATTTTCGTTGTTACATATTTGATCAAATCGGTATTTCGATTCTggtataatatttttaccacaAATGttattaatcatttttaataggTTTAATATTCCTGTAATTGATAATGTATTAGACACTGCATATTTTAAAGCCATCAACAGTAATTCTGCTGGAGAACGTGTAACAGTCAATTCAACAGATTCGAAAAATGAAgattcattaataaatttattaatactgTCAGGATCTCTATCATTTTCTTCTAAAACTCTCAATAGTTCTTCATCACTTGAATATTCCAATTCATTATCAGTCCTATTGTAATTATCAGAAACCTGTAAAAATTAGGTTAtttatactttataatttttaaaagtacGCTTCAAAAGATCAAACTTGAAATACCACTTgcatgataaaaatttttttagaaactaAATCAGCTCTTGTATGgaagatttttcaataattatgACGAACAGAatcatttaataataatgCGTAATCAATATTTGGTGTACGTTAAATTATGCAGCTTCTTTAGAAAAGTAAATATCATGAATAGTcaagaaatataaaatgtatgcTTATTTTGACTAAGGACGTAGCGACGGTACAACCTGAATGCTAATAATGtttcaagaaattttttcatatttttgtattataatgtAGCAACGGCTTTAGCTGAATGCTGATAAtattttaagcaattttttcacattttttattacattataaCATCCAAATATGAATAAAActtttgttaaataattattcagaTTGTACAAACTTACTGGAACTGACATCTTTGGTGACGACTATGGTTCATAAGTGACTTTCGTTTCCAAATATATATCCTCCTGAACATCAAGTTGTAGATCTTTATCTTACAACGCATCATTATGTTCGGCCAGAGAAACATCATCCTTATGTCCAAACTgaaacatttattaaaattataattattatatttacattcaaaaattaatcttATTTTTATGAAGTTTAATTTGCTTAATGTTTTTGCCcctattgaaaataaatatatatttttattatgtactaaagatacatacaaaaaatatgtattaattttcaacagggtgtataactttattatacaagccactttattttttattgtagatCTCATTTTCCTGTTTGCATAACTAGTAAAAGGTGCTTCactaaacaaatatttttttctttcttctgaCATTCCgttttcaatttcaattttaatttaattctgCTCGTATGACatttaaggggtcaagcctgggttaaatcctgcaaaaaaacaaaaagatattcttcttatttAGCTGCTATCTGCTGCTgctagcaatgtttaatttatattttttagataacaaattttgttgctaactatatttaattcatattttttagcaatgtctctcgatcggtccgagggggcatgtttaaggtacattttaagcccggatagagtaaagaagacggtccggatctttcaaaaagccgtggcaagtgactaaaaacacttatttatatagtgaaatgtcatgcattttggtcaatgattttacaaggtatatacatgtttttttttcgataaaaatggtgtatattttatatattttcaatagaaatttttttttcaaattacatcaaatggGCTTGATCCCTTAAGGTTAGCAAATTTACTGTTTACATCTGTAAGTTTGCTACcgtgcatacacacacacacatacacacacatatatatatatatatatatatatctgtgtgtgtatgtttctGTTGCCGGATCAATTCCGAACTGTATAGAAACGGAAAagcaaacaataaaataaagtggtgtataaaattataatggCAGATAATGTTATTGTTTTACATCTTGCTATTTAATACTGATCACAGACAGCTATTTACAAATAGTATCATTTATACATGTGTGATATAACGTTTCGTTtcatagatatatatatatcaatgaAACGAAACGTTATATCACACATGTATAAATGATACTATTTGTAAATAGCTGTCTGTGATCAGTATTAAATAGCAAGATGTAAAACAATAACATTATCTGccattataattttatacaccactttattttattgtttgctTTTCCGTTTCTATACAGTTCGGAATTGATCCGGCAACAGAAACAGTGGAAATAAGTAGAGAGCAATTTCATAGTGCTCGATGCAACAGCGCGCGGGCCTTTAAGGTCGAGATAAAAATACTGTTgagtaaattaataataaaatcaaaaataataaaatcaaaaaatggatGATCCCAAGCCATCATCATCTATGCTGCCGTCTAACAATTTGCATGTTGATAAGAagcaaataaaatatgcacttGTCAATTTCTTGAAAGACAATGTCAGAAAAATAGTGACAATCAATCTGATAACTGTTGAGAAGAATCAAAAAGCTTTTAAGCCAAAAAACTGCAcagattttgatcagaaagaTAAATATTATGTGAAGTGGTATTATTATGGCGATAAAGGTGATGCATGCAGTAGGCCTGATGATGAATGCGGCCATCCACACGCCTTTTACTCCGCCTTCATTATGTATTTGAATGGTaagttatataatatatttacaaaatttatattatttatatattatttgctATAAAGTGCTgatagaaataaataagagacaaTTAATATTCACCAGTTAAGacgattacattttttatcaatttagaGGTCGATACATgttattaaaactttttataaaaaattacaattgtaCTCAACAAATTTTATCGACTTCTATCAACTTCTTTTAACACGAgcttataaattaaaaatatatttacatttcATAAATtactttgttaaaaaatttagaaactaGAGAAAGTATTGAACAAGAATTGGAATTTGGTAAACGAAAGCatatttctaataaaaaatacgcAACAACAACTGATTcagatgaaaatgaaaatactcAAGTAATTCATGAAGTAAAAAGCTTAAAAGAGGTATTTTCCTATGTTCAATtagttgaaattttgtatttttaattttcatatcttcgatttcacagagaaccacccatatatatatatatatatatatatatatatatatatatatatatatactagtggggctccgcccccctgctcgcttcgctcgccaaccccctattgtagtttctgtgtgattttatcttcaaaattttattttcatgaactgataattatgttctggatggttgaaaatgatcgatcttattgtataagaaaacctgttactggaagtaaaagtattgtttaacattgaacttctactattaatggcatttaaaatagttttagctagtttttgaagttttctgacgcttgaaattcatcatttgaatttatatatatatatttttttaaattaattttaattttttttaatgttcttaatgtttaaatctttgtgccgcaaaaggcatctataaaatgatagacttttcgagttgcgcgccattgggagacgtgaggtgatcctgaaaattaaattatttggaaaactgtctctttattctgtctctctagttctgtctgactactcatattacctgaaaattcatcgaggtctttgatttcgcttatcttgtccattttgttgtttattcaatcagtgaatcatctataatgattatactttctgatggttctttgagttctttgaactcaattattccctaacttatttacacgttattaataattaactttaatcttataacttaaataaaattagagatcttcaatatctggttctcttggaactgatacttcttaccttaacctaaaccttaattctatttaatattatccaatttaaatctatcataatatgttataaatttgtatttaattggactgttaatgcggccttattttactacgcaatagcgttgtgaaagtatgacggtctcaagcccgataacgcagagagcagtcatgttatttggtggggggtggtgggggggcgATGGGGGGATGGTGGGGGGGCGATGGGGGGgcggtgggggggtggtgggggggtttttgagattttcgaaaataacagaaaaatgaaagaattttacgtgttttggtgggggggccaaggtgggggggtggtgggggggtagtgggggggtggtggaggggtggtgggggggagtcttgccaaaatgactatataatataggaagatatatatatatatatatatatatatatatatacaaaaattgaaaccttgataacttaagaaccatagaggtttgaaagctgcgcaatgaacttagccaaaatacataaaatatctactttatcccaaaatctcaagtacaataaggcctttttacgtccgtaatcgaggcacaaaaaaactcattttgtCCAGTTTTTGATATATTATTGAAGAAATAAGTGGTCAAAtcactttaattttaatgggatatagtttgacacgtgacccattgacatgatttttttcgtgggGTTATggtgtttagtttcagagatatgaatttaaaaaaaaaaacacctttttcattttatctgccaaaCACAGCGGTCTAtaaaaacctaaaacgctaaatagtgtttttcaaaaatcaaaaaatggctataaaaaaaataattgagaaaataataaataactgtttttcccgaattaagaatccaaaaatagatatgcatgtcaaattttattgatactaacggagtagttccagaaatattacggtatacacacacacacatccatacggatattttctaaaaacacttgatttgaacttctaacacaccaaaaagtattttctagaagttttgacgaaactcaaaattttactattataaaGCTTCCCCTAGGAGGACGCAAAAAGcaataatcaagttcaaattttagattaagttagcattatatagcacCTTGGTCCCTTTCTTTGGTCTGTTTATGAaaccagttagtttcaaagatattaagcttttaaattttatttcttatcCTTTATGatctgtataactgaaaactgtATCGCTTAGATCTTAGCTTTCATTAAATGGATTTTATTCTACCTAGGCTtattttttctgtttattttttaccATTTCGTATTTTTGATTACTAGTGATTTTAGACGCGTTCTGCGAACTAACTTAACTATTATTACTCGGAAACTAAATGtcgaacttttctttaaaatatcgTGATTATCGAAAGTTATATAATTATGGTATGATATAagagaattataattgattaaGTATATGAAATTCATTCGCAAaaattttatctatcaaacgaaaaagtaCCGAAACtatagaattatatataaaataaacacATTATTTAGAtcaaatatgttttttttacttttagaaaacaaaaattcatgCAGCTAAAATGAAAGAAGCTTTGAAGGAAAGAAATCAAGTCAGAATGATACACAGGAAAAGTTGGCAAAGAGCAAAAGTAATCTTATAGTTAAAACAAAGTGTCTTGATAGTCGCAATGAGAGTCTGCTTAAAAGTTTACGTGTAAATTTGGAAAACCTCATTCAAGAGCAAATCTTGCAGTCCAAATCGCAATCAAgtgtgttttcttttttttaaatgatgtaaatattttgttgtgcCAAAAAATTCctaacaatatttatattacatgCAGGAAGATAAACAGGATAATGAGCAAGTTTCATTGTCCCCAGAATCTTCTAATAATTCTGATGCATCTAATCCAAGAACACCTGTATCAAATTCTTCATCGTTGTTTAGAAGCCGCAATTGCAGATGCAATTCATTTCATAGTCCAGAGATATCTCCAGCTTTATCACCTGTGCATGTGCATTTGGAagatgaaaatatgaatgagaCGACACATAATGCGAATAACAGAAATGAACATGTGCTTGAGAGTTTAGAAAATAGTAATGTAAATAATGAGattaataatgtaaataatagAAATGAACAACATGTCCATGCAGAGATCAGAAATAGGAATGCTCCAAATAATGATACAATGATCGCAAAtggagaaaatgaaaataaccaTGATAGAAATAGGAACAGAGTAGTAGGAGCAGTCAATGataacgataataataatgaagtTGAAGTGAATGGAGCAGATGAAAATGAACAGAAtggtaatttattttatttaaaatttttgattattaagCTTAAAAAGTTTGAATAACAAGAATAACCCGCAATAAATTTCTTACATTCTGATATTATAAAACTCTATtgcatattatttataaatatttttttttttagatccaCAACGTTTGTACTCGAGGCCTAATGAATTTCTTTTAGAATgcaattaattattatgagaaaGCCagagaacaattttatttattattttttttcaaataaaaaacaaattttgttgtatatttttatgcaGAAAGTTGtaacttttctctcttttaccaattatttaaaaagtatttttacttttaaaagtttcaaGAGGTTTTGATTACGATGcctatttttctaatttggtTGTTGCTCTTGTTCGGGAACTAATATTCATAAAGACCTAATCTTTTGCTTGGacatttcttttataataatagaacAATATTTCAAGTTAAATTCATCTTAAGTGAtgtacttttaattttcactCGGAAAGCCATGTAAATATTATGGTTCAtcaccctgttgaaaataaatgcaTATTTTTGCACGCATCTTTGGTACGTACTAAAGATACAAAAAATTCgtatcatattttttgtatgcatCTTTTGTACGTACTAaagatacaaaaaatatgtatttttttcaacagtGCACGGAAATACTTTGAATAATTATactcatatttatttatttatttcactATCAATCCTTAGATATACCTTGGTGAAAATATCAGCATAGACAAGAAAGCATGGAAATTTTTACAAGGAGAGTCACAATCCTATTTTATATGTACTCTTACTAAGCACCTTTGGGGTGGCAGTAAACAGCAGGCTAATAGAGCATTTAGTCTCGTC harbors:
- the LOC116416701 gene encoding uncharacterized protein LOC116416701 is translated as MSVPVSDNYNRTDNELEYSSDEELLRVLEENDRDPDSINKFINESSFFESVELTVTRSPAELLLMALKYAVSNTLSITGILNLLKMINNICGKNIIPESKYRFDQICNNENTVTLHAVCPTCSQYIGTFEDLNSSVKCQKCDTSIDVSNLSSPCYFAIINPSNTIRDYIEIHENYYDYVVSERVHETNVIKDIYDGWVECYKQFLNKLNYTDRRAYVTAIFNTDGAPVFESSTVSIWPI
- the LOC116416715 gene encoding myb-like protein D, which codes for MDDPKPSSSMLPSNNLHVDKKQIKYALVNFLKDNVRKIVTINLITVEKNQKAFKPKNCTDFDQKDKYYVKWYYYGDKGDACSRPDDECGHPHAFYSAFIMYLNETRESIEQELEFGKRKHISNKKYATTTDSDENENTQKTKIHAAKMKEALKERNQVRMIHRKSWQRAKEDKQDNEQVSLSPESSNNSDASNPRTPVSNSSSLFRSRNCRCNSFHSPEISPALSPVHVHLEDENMNETTHNANNRNEHVLESLENSNVNNEINNVNNRNEQHVHAEIRNRNAPNNDTMIANGENENNHDRNRNRVVGAVNDNDNNNEVEVNGADENEQNDPQRLYSRPNEFLLECN